The genomic stretch TACCATTCACAAATGATTCTTCAAACGAAGTTAGGATAAGAATATTTAAGTGATTGCTAACCAGTTGTTCAGCGGCAGTTGTCTTTTTCCCGTTCAACATCATGTTGCCGGCATTCAGTAAGGTCACCTTGAATCTTTTCAAAGCAGTTTGATTATATGTTCTAAAGAGCGAATCAAACTGGTCAGCTATGCTCACACTATTTTCAATATCCGGTGTATAGATGATAATATTGGCTCCGGCAAAAGAATCGAGAATGGCATTAAACATTGCATCCACATGCGAATCAATAGTGGGGGCAATTTTGATGTGATAAGGATTATCAGAAGTCAAACTTTTAGAAGGTGTAAAGGGTTGGATGTTCAGAATCTTATTCTCCTTGCAGAAAGCCGCTACGAGTTTAGCTGTAGAAGTAGAAACACTTCCAATAATGATGTCCTGCATTTTCATTTCAGGCTTCTGGAGAATCAACTCTGTTATCGAGTCATCATTCCAGCAATCATAAACAGACCATTCGATTTTATAATGACCTGAATATTCATTTAATGATTGTAAAGCTCCCTCATAAAAATCAAGGGAAATCTGCGCATCTTCATTTAATCTGATTCGGTTAGCGGAATAGACATCATGAGCTGAGAGATAATCATTCAGCTTTTCACCAGTGCTTTCTGTTTGAAATGCAAGAATCAGACTTACTCTTAAAACAGAATCACTTTGTGCAAAAGAAGAAAAGGAAGAGCTGAATAAAGCAGAAAATAAAAAGAGAAATTTAACCGAATAGCTTCCAATATCAAATCGTCTCATCTTCATATTATCAAATCAGATTTACTCCCACTCAATGGTTGCCGGAGGTTTGGAAGAAATATCATACACCACCCGGTTCACCCCTTTCACCTGATTGATAATTTCGTTGGATGTTTTGGCAAGAAAGTCATAAGGCAAATGGCTCCAGTCTGCTGTCATGCCATCCGTAGATCCAACCGCGCGGAGCGCTACTACATTTTCATAAGTGCGTTCATCGCCCATCACGCCCACACTCTTGATGGGTGTAAGAATGGCTCCCGCCTGCCACACTTCATTATATAAATTGTACTTCTTCAAGTTCTCGATAAAAATATGGTCTGCCTCCTGTAGCACTCGCACTTTTTCTGCGGTAATATCGCCG from Bacteroidota bacterium encodes the following:
- a CDS encoding amino acid ABC transporter substrate-binding protein; translated protein: MRRFDIGSYSVKFLFLFSALFSSSFSSFAQSDSVLRVSLILAFQTESTGEKLNDYLSAHDVYSANRIRLNEDAQISLDFYEGALQSLNEYSGHYKIEWSVYDCWNDDSITELILQKPEMKMQDIIIGSVSTSTAKLVAAFCKENKILNIQPFTPSKSLTSDNPYHIKIAPTIDSHVDAMFNAILDSFAGANIIIYTPDIENSVSIADQFDSLFRTYNQTALKRFKVTLLNAGNMMLNGKKTTAAEQLVSNHLNILILTSFEESFVNGSLRTLYEYRAKYPMIVYGMPTWLSGDILRLDYLNDFTTQITDVFALDTIRPRTKKFIENYQMNFSHEPSKYSVLGYDVLNFTLESMEEYGKEFPEMVYTQVYSGCGYKIELVKIKNKDQQVNYFENRHVNIFRVEDYRLRKVW